TGCTCGACGCCGGCATGAGCATCGAACTGTTCCATGAATTCGACGTCACGCCAGCGCCAACGCCATGGCTCGAGCTCGGCAAGGATCGCCTGTATAGGTTCCCACCGGGAAGGCTGCGGTTCCCCCTCACCTACTCGCTCCGAGCCCGGCGTCCGCAGAGGTAGCGAGGCAGCCCAGCCGGCCGTAGTGGCTTCGGGCGAATCGTTCTCCTGGGGACACCGCTACCTGCATCTCCTGGCCGCGACCCTCCGCTCACTGCCGCACGAACACTGGCGCCCGTAACATGATGCAATGCCTCGCACAGACGCCGCGTCTCGGGTGATCGCCGCCCCGGATGAGGAGGTCTATGCCGCCCTCGTCGATCCGGAGGCGCTTGTGGCATGGCTGCCTCCCGGAGGTATGACCGGCACGTTCGAACGATTCGATCCCCGTCCCGGCGGGTCGTATCGAATGGTGTTGACTTATCCCGATGGCTCTGTTTCACCGGGCAAGGCCACCGCGGAGACAGATATCGTCGAGGCTCGCTTCGTCGACCTCGTCCCCAACGTGCGCGTCGTGCAGGCGGTGGACTTCGTCTCTGACGATCCCGCCTACGCCGGCACGATGACAATGACATGGGAGGTCACCCCCGTCGACGGAGGAACTCGCGTCGACATCACCGCCGACAACGTCCCCGATGGAATCTCCGCGGAGGATCACGCCGCAGGCATGGTCTCCTCCCTGGCGAAGCTCGCTGAGTACCTCGAGGGATAGCAAACACCGCAGCCAACCAGGCCGCTAGGCCGGCGTTCTGCGCGCCACGGCGCGCGGGCGGTGTTCGCCGTGAGGCATCGCGGTGCTACGCCCTCCTCTGAGCGAGGCGTGTCGAGATGAGATATCTCCTCGTTGCGCGGTCGCCCATGCGATCGCGGATGCGCTGTTCGATCGCCGAGAGGAGCGGCTCGCGGACGTCGTCGTTGAGACTGCCGTAGAGGGAGGTCGTCCGCAAGAGCTCGACGTAGCCGTGGGCGTCGAAATGCTGGACTTGGGGGAACCAGCGGAGCAGCGGGGGCTCGAACAGATCCCCCGTCTCGGACGCGTCGGGTGCTCGGCCGATGACTCGCTCCACGTCGGCGATGCTGGCCGAGGCGGCCTCCGCGGCAGCGATGACCTCCCGCGCCGTGGGCGGGTGGCCCCAGCTCGGGTGCCCGGAAGCGTGGGCCTCGTGGAGGTCAGCCGTCTCGGCGTAAACCTCCGGCTCGCCGGGTTTTTGGACGACGATGTGGCCGATGAGTACGAGCCAGCCCAATGGTTTGAGGATGTCGTGGGCCTTCTGCCATCGAGCCGCGGGTTCGAGCCAGTGCCACGACG
The Acidimicrobiales bacterium DNA segment above includes these coding regions:
- a CDS encoding SRPBCC family protein, with translation MPRTDAASRVIAAPDEEVYAALVDPEALVAWLPPGGMTGTFERFDPRPGGSYRMVLTYPDGSVSPGKATAETDIVEARFVDLVPNVRVVQAVDFVSDDPAYAGTMTMTWEVTPVDGGTRVDITADNVPDGISAEDHAAGMVSSLAKLAEYLEG
- a CDS encoding methyltransferase domain-containing protein, with protein sequence MAREWTTGRGVFDTVAHTYEVRRPEFPAEVFDEIAAITGLGRGSTVVEIGPGTGQATTKLAQLGTNVVAVEPGTALVELLRRRVAAVSNVTLVTTRFEDWNARARSLDAVVAASSWHWLEPAARWQKAHDILKPLGWLVLIGHIVVQKPGEPEVYAETADLHEAHASGHPSWGHPPTAREVIAAAEAASASIADVERVIGRAPDASETGDLFEPPLLRWFPQVQHFDAHGYVELLRTTSLYGSLNDDVREPLLSAIEQRIRDRMGDRATRRYLISTRLAQRRA